AGCGCCGTGGTTCAGAAAATGGCGAATACTTGAAACGTACGCGTGTACAGCGGAAATACCGcattcgtaatttttgtacgaaataAAAGATCTTATAATCGATAACTTGGCAGGGTATCGACACGGGAGCATAACAGGCGACTAAGAACCACTTTCCGATATCCTAGACCTAATCGCCATGCAAAACACGTGCATTTCGATTTGCCTCTGCATTCGTCTCGAACGTAATCGACGCGAACTCGATTCTTTGACATTGAAACACTTTGACCGCTCGACAATTACTGTCTTCGTTGCGAATAATGTTCTTCTCcgatcgaaaataaaacttgaagCATGCTCGACTATTCGTCTTCGCGAAGGTGGACGTAATCGAATTCGGACGCTTCGACGTAGCCGTGCGCTTTATTGAACACGCAAACACGAAGATCCTTTGCGGCAAATGGCGTCGTAGGATCGAGCGTAAAATTAGGCAAGTGTGTCGCTTTCCACGAGGCTACTTAAAACTCGCCCGTGGATGCCTCTTAGCATCGCGGATCGCCCGTTTTCGGtactttttcagaaatttgcTGGGTTAACGCGAATAccgtaattttaattaggaaCTTCATTGAGACGCTAAACCTACCATGttcgtttatatttgttacGCTATGGATATATTTTGTgtacagactattggaaaaCTACGTAgtcaaacatttatcgcggcgtttatttttgtaactcgAGGTCCAAGTCTTTCGTTCGAATTAGGCCGTGGGAATGGTCCGGTCGGTTAAATCCGAATCCTGGTGGCCCTCCTTTCTATTTTTCACGTGAATTCTTACAATCGCGTTTCTACAGAAACGTTGTGAGTTTTCCTATTCGAGACAAGACAATTTCATTCGTATTCATTTTCTTAGACGGTTGACTTTCGGAATTAATAGGCAGACGTAAAATGGGACAATCGATCATCGAAAGAGACCATATTCCGTGTAGAAAGTTTCGCCTAGGAGCGGAGCCGTGACAGAACGGCTCTAATCCACGGTGGAAACAGAGCGTGAGGCGAAGGAGTAAGCGTTTCGCGAAGACGAATATCGAGCATTTTTCTTCCCACGACATTGATATCGTCCGACGATCGGTTTCATTTCTAAATGAAACCTAAAAAAACCTGCTCGAGAGAAATCCTTTCCCCGATCTCGATTCGAACATGTATTAATACTACCATCGTGCAGCTTCGATTAATAAGGACTGCTCTACCTGAACGTTAAAATCGTTGgacgttttatttacaaaacgtTACTTTCGTACGGGTGCCAATCACTTTAGTTAAGATGTTAAAGAAGCGAGCAATGTCTCGTCTCGTTTTCCGACAGTGCAACAACGTTCGTATTAGTTTGGGATTCGTTTGTTAAATCTATCGTTACTCGACTCGTAAGGAGTCCGCGCGAACGGATCGTGTTCATGGCAAAAGCAAAAGGTGTTAAATATGTACCAGGCATGAGGTACTGCATGTTCATCGCCTCCTCGCGCATTCTCTCGCCCCTCAAGCAAATCGCCGCAGCGCTAAACAAGATCGCGCTGACCAACGACCAACCGACGCCGACCCAAGCGACCACGTACGACCAGTCGTACGAGATTAGTGAGTTGTCCTTCAGGACCTGGAACCGCgttccgagaaaaaaaaagagacacGGGGGAAGTTAGTTTGGTCGTTTCATGGTTATCGTGTCACCTGGCATGATGTATTGAACGTTCTGTGCCTGTTCGCGGGCATGCTCCCGCCGTAAGCAGGACGCCGCGATCAGGAATAGCGTCATCGTGCCTAAACACGTCGCCACCCCCAGCCAGGCGAGGTAAAACGACCATCCGTACCACTGCACCGCGTTGTCCCTTAAAACCTGCGGGCAAACATCGCTGTAAACATTTCTAACGATTCTTTCCCCAAGTTCAACGGACTCCGCCGCTCCTCCGAAACGCCTCGTCCAGCCGCTTCGCTCCTCGATGCTTTAAACAGACTGGAAAAAGTGAAACGAGCTCGCCCTGAACTTTATTTCGTTACCACAGCGAGTCACTGGAAAGTGCCAATTAGCATTCCGCGAACGGATCTCTCAAATCGTTCCACCATCCTCCCTATGGACCCTCCCACCGTTTCCCCGTTCTTCTTCGATCCTGGAAGCCTGGACAATCCCATTGGTATCCCTCGATGCTGTCAATACGCTGAACAGGCCTCgggtaaaaattgtttcgaatcgATAAGCAAGACGGAACGATACAGTTCGCCTCTAAAAGTTCGTATTTGGAATCGGCGCGGTTCGCATCGACACAACACGTTCGAGTTCCTCGGTCTGTCTTTACTGTCCTCGCTGACTGGTATTTAAAGCGACCAGCAACTTTCTAAATTACACAAGTCAGTCGCGATCGCAAGGGCTTATCGCGTCTTGATGCACGCGTTAATAGATATGATCACCGATGCCGGAAATTCACGAACAACGACGTAACCAATTTCGATGTGTAAATTGCTAGTATACGCGCGGTTGGTATATCGAGCGAAAATGTCAATAAACGTTCGTAATCGGTGAGAAGTTTTACCGCGGCGCAAGGAAGTTTCTAATTGCCGTCGGTGGTTAGAAGTCGAACGTTTAGGTGCAGGTATATGCGAACGCGTAACGAAAATTACACAAAACTCGAGCAAATATGGAAGAGCACATCAGAAAACGTAAATATCgttaattcgaaaaatgacTCACGTTGGTCCATTGTTGGTAGTATTCTTCGCCGAcgattttctctttctcgtaGTATTCCACTCCGTGCCAGAGTCCCATGGCGCTAGCGCTCAACAGGCCTGCATCGTTGATAGATTTTCCGTTAGTAAACGTGGCAAACAAGGCAATACAATTCTTCGAACAGTTTTTTACGTTAAATGTACGAGGTATACTGACACGCCAGCAACATCAGAATCGCGGTTGCCGTGATGTTTCCCGGTGACCTTTTCCAACAGCCCACGACTCCTGTCCAGAACGCGGTGAAGATCGCAACGAATCCCACTATAAACAGAGCTATCACGGATCTGCCCATGtctggaaaataataaaaaaaaaaaaatccacaGCGATGAAATCGAAAGTTGCCGTATTCTgcgcaaataatttttctcttcgttctACGTACGAAGTCGAGTCATCGCGTCGTCGGAGAAGCCCCTCGTTAGATTCTCTTCATCGGGAATGAAGTAATTGATGTTCATGCAGTGCGTCTCCACTGGACTCAAGTACGTTTGAACTGAAACAAGCCGAAAATGCGGGGATTACCGTGAGAAATTTAAGTGCGATTTTCTTTTGTCGATACTTTAAGCATCGAGAAAACGTAAACAGAGGGAGagatcagtttttttttttatctccgAACTGGCTGCGTTAGTTGCGAAAATCGATGCGGCCAATTAAGGAAATTTCACGAGACGACTAATTAGACGGTCTAATTTCAGCGGATTAAAATGTGCACGTGTCTAATAGCTCGTTGCAAAATAAACCGGTGTTAGGTTCTTACGCTCcatgaaaaagaaatccaaGACGTTCGCGAAGAGCAAATTGTATCGAACAAAGAATTCGTTGATTGGAAGTTGATACCAAACGAAAGCTGCtgcgataataaaaatgatcataCATTCGAAGCGCGTTCCgataaagttttattcgaacaacgaagcaaaagaagaaaaattcctgGGCTAGTTTGAAAAAGGCGTGAACCTTTTTCGATACGGCCCTGGGATATCGTACATACGCGTATCGAGAAGCACGTGACCCAGAATGCAACGCGCTATCACCGGCTCGTAATGTGTGCGGCAACTGCGTACATACATTGTATATACTTAAAGCCGTCTGGTATTCGTGTAGCTGCCGCTTGTCTTTCATGGGCAACGGTACTCTTTGACCATTCTTAATCTACGAAATACTACTTTCGAAAGACATTTCACGcggtgaaaagaaaaagtcgcGTTAACGTCGCGATGCTTTCACGGTTTCCTATCCTTCCAGGAATCCTGACAGAGAAACCTGTGATCAAATTAATTGCGATGCGTCGACCTTCCCGGTTCTTTTAGTTACTCTTCTTTTCCCTTCAATGCCGAATTCGTCGTATCGTCCCAGTTGGCAGTTTATCGTAGAAATATCGACGAGTATCTGTTAATCTTTGTACGAAGATGTGACGGAGAGGTGCGGGTGGCAACACCTGCGTCACGTAACTCGAGTACCTCGTTAAGCTTACCACCCCACCTAAGGGATGGGACGTGCGATCGCGCATaccgtttgaaatatttgaaattcagCCGGTGACGGCCGTTTCCTCGACCTTCTTCGAATCTAGTTTCGCCCAAACGAGGCGCCATGCCAAGATCGTTGACTCGTGGCTAACTAACTGTACACAGTGTACACCAGTTAGGACGGCGTCGCTACCGTCATTCCGGAAGAGGAACCGTGACGATCGTAGGACGTATTCTTCCTATCGACGGACACAAAAACCGTGACAAAACGGCCGAAAAGTGCATATCTTGCCGACGCTACAGCTTTAGAGTATCGGAGTATGTTGAcaaaatcgttgaaaattctaaatggAAACCTGGCGAAATTGAGCACATCCACATCgcacaaaaatgaaatgaaataaaaattccgtgAAACCGGTCGTTGACTggtttcttcaaatttttcacgCGTGCATCCACGGTGGTGTGTCCGCGCGTACACCTGACCTCCATTTTGTAGGACGATTTCTGCCCGAAGGTAGGAATATCGGCGAATATTTCGCTGCGGCGTAGAGCGTCGACCTCGAATCTGCGTGAATTCAATCGCTGCGGCGTTAGACGGTACCGTGAGATCGACGGTGAGCATTTTTATACGTCGACGATTCTTTCACTAGCTTCGATGCAACGAACCTACCGTTCTCCAGCTCCTATTTTATCGAGGACCACGTACGATCACGcgcgataaataaatcgaatagGCCAAGCCGGAAGCGGAACGCCGGAAGCAAACGGAACGTCGAAACCGATAAGGAGCTCGCGGTCGAAGAACGGTACAAGACGGTACACGCGATGTATCGATCATTTCGATTGTTTTCCGCTCGAACGACGGGAACGAGTCCCCATGGTTGTTCCGATTCCCAACAATCTCTCGGTACTTTCTATTCAACGGCGTTTTCCGTCGTTTTCGCGATCTGTTCGCGACCAATTTCTCCCTTATTCGTAAATTACGCTACCGATAGAGACGCCGCGCGAAACGGTATATCCGTCACGGAAACTCTACACGAGGACCTTCGATTCGACGCGACAAGACAGTTCTTCTTCTCGAAAGGATACAGGTTCTTCGTGAAACTCGAGACTTCCGGACAAACTGGAATCGCCGTTACGGAGCGGTGAAGTTTAGAAAATGCGTGCGCCTCTCGTCGTGAGAAAACGCGGACCTTTTCGAATAATGGGCCCATAGAATTATTCAGGCTTCGGAACAGCCCAGAAGCGTAAGTGAACGTTCCGCGCGCGCACGGTAGTCGCTCAAATCGTTGACTATATTTTTTGCGAAGCACAGAAACGCTGTTCGACGAGGTTTGAAGAGTATGCGGGATACACGGTTCGAGTTCCGCGAGTTTGTTTACGATAGCTACGAATATACAAGTACGAATAACGAAGCAGAAGCTGATTGCGCGTAGCAGGTGCGGCCCGTTGATTCGATGTGTACGCGTTACGTGGTCCGCATAACTCTATCATCGCGTATGTTCTCTCGAATCTCTTATGGCTCTTCTCTAACCCACTGTCCGAGCGAACGAATTATCTATCCCGTTCGCCACGTGTTCGAGGCGCGAAACGATCGGTCCAGCTGCTCGCGCTGGGAAAATATGTGTGTACTCCGCGTTTTGTTGCCTGGCTGCTGCACTTGGCTCCCTTTCACGAACGCGGTTTCTTTTATTATGCAAACCAACTTTCCATTTGTCGAATTATCATACGCGAATCTACGTGGAATAGAAAGAAAACCTCGTCTGGAAGAAATCGTTCAagcattttcgattcaatatCGCAGGGCTGGAGGAGTTttcgaattaaccctttgcactcgagaggtgactctcagccaccactaggttttctttaggtttcatttcttcggAACTCAAAGTGCCAAGAAagtgattgtcgttgaggcaaaggtaaCTACCGCTTGTCGAAAAACGTCCTTGTCTCACTTCTTGCTGCCGCCGCGTGTCAACAGTAGCGATGGTGAAGACTTTACACGTTTCTATAATACATTGCATTTCGTATCGATTCCCTACAATGTAGAATTCGCGATCGTCTCTGTGCTCCGTTTTAATCGAACGACGAAAGTGTCGCTGAGATACCTTAATTCGTTTTCGTTATATTTGCCTCGTTGCTATTCCACGCACCATTACCGTAGAAAGTTGAACGGAAGAAAAGGCGTTGGTGCTCGTGGATGTTATCGCGCGAAATTAACTGGGAATCATTTACGACCGATTCTGATCGCATCTCGATGCATCGCGGTTCGCCAGACGGCCGTGAAGTTAACCGCCCGAACAATTTCGCATTCTCAGATCTGCGTGGGCGCTCGTGTATCCCAATGAACGTTTAGGATCGTTCGATAGCCGGTAGAACTGCAATTACGATCGCAACGGTCCATTTGTCGgaccaaaaaaagaaatccttgGGAAAGGAATCTTTGAGAATATTGGGCCTGAGAGGTTTGCAAGATCCCCTGTTCTGGTGACTTCGATGCTGGATAAGGCGATGTTGTACGAGCCCCAGCGTGGTGTACACTATTTTACACGATATGCTTTAACGCGAACACGAATTTCTAATCGTTAGACCGTGGATTTTCATCCAttcataggaaatttgaacgcgcaagaaaatataaaatacacgtatTATAATACCTgcagattaaaataaattttaggttcaatttttgtaggtacgttcgcaaagattttatttcgcgtaaAGATCCCCAGCttactaattattaatgtacCGTAAGATTACGTGAAAATGCTTGCGATGGATCCGTTCGATTTAGAAAGGTGGAAGGATTTTGAATCtcagaaaaatgaaagccTTCCAGCGTTGGCCGAGCAAACTCGTGGAAACTCGGAAGACGGTCACGTTGGCTGGACCATCGCGTGACCGAGCAATTTCGAGCGAAGCTCCTCGCCGCGAGATGTTTCCTTTCTCCCGGGTACTGCGTGCAACCGACCCGTCGATTATAAACTCTTAACCTATTACGTCGGTTCGGATAACCCGCGACATTACGGTATCGTAACGTAGAAAGTCTCGAAGAAGCCTCCGAACAGCCGAGAAATCTGTTCCAGCCACTTTCGAGATCTCGTCACGCTGGTTTCCTCAAAAACCGGAGAACCTCTCTTCGTGGCCGACTGACTCGACTCGGAAACCGTACTCGGCCATCTTTTTCGAATAATGCGCGAATACCGAGtccaattaaaagaaacaacgaCGTGGATCCGTCACTGGTCGTGCATTAATTTTAGAGTTACGATTTTAGAGAACGTAATTTACGCTTACCAGTCGGCGGCCTTTCTTTGGGATAGCATATCCTGAAGAGACCCTGCGTCCTCGTGTAGTAATAGTACTTCGTGTTCATTTGCTCCACCAAGTGGCTCTGCTCGGCATGCTTGGCTGCGTATTGCTGcaacgaa
The sequence above is drawn from the Hylaeus volcanicus isolate JK05 chromosome 2, UHH_iyHylVolc1.0_haploid, whole genome shotgun sequence genome and encodes:
- the LOC128885105 gene encoding uncharacterized protein LOC128885105 isoform X4, with the translated sequence MPCSAVTLSLATITGIIATGLLVIAFSTDNWLYTEVKRAQIQQYAAKHAEQSHLVEQMNTKYYYYTRTQGLFRICYPKERPPTVQTYLSPVETHCMNINYFIPDEENLTRGFSDDAMTRLHMGRSVIALFIVGFVAIFTAFWTGVVGCWKRSPGNITATAILMLLACLLSASAMGLWHGVEYYEKEKIVGEEYYQQWTNVLKDNSLISYDWSYVVAWVGVGWSLVSAILFSAAAICLRGERMREEAMNMQYLMPVYPQKQQYAYAGYPAPAAYPGPYYHGSQYGPYNY
- the LOC128885105 gene encoding uncharacterized protein LOC128885105 isoform X5 encodes the protein MPCSAVTLSLATITGIIATGLLVIAFSTDNWLYTEVKRAQIQQYAAKHAEQSHLVEQMNTKYYYYTRTQGLFRICYPKERPPTVQTYLSPVETHCMNINYFIPDEENLTRGFSDDAMTRLHMGRSVIALFIVGFVAIFTAFWTGVVGCWKRSPGNITATAILMLLACLLSASAMGLWHGVEYYEKEKIVGEEYYQQWTNVLRDNAVQWYGWSFYLAWLGVATCLGTMTLFLIAASCLRREHAREQAQNVQYIMPVYPQKQQYAYAGYPAPAAYPGPYYHGSQYGPYNY